One genomic window of Paenibacillus xylanilyticus includes the following:
- a CDS encoding heparinase II/III family protein has translation MTVHPGLRWTTDTIAAAMKHGMSDGLEIIHHWKDRLMDTWNDPVYAGFWSDLEVYEQKALTENLPELSFSLFRQFRDTGERQAYEQAYFERRGRLVSLGLLVAVSPSSSRLHLLEDLIWSVCTEQTWCLSAHIPEGEEAGARTHIDLFAAETAQMLAELVVILDDMLDKRLIRMVKAEVEDRIFTPLYREQRTYGWEEANHNWSAVCSGGCGIAALLLLEDERLRTMAVQHTIRSMNAFSSGYGTDGGCAEGVGYWVYGFGFYTYYAEMLRLFSAGELDMLSDPKTGAIAAFPGNIHLSDGVYINYSDSRERETIPSGLLSLLSERQQILIDSGLHIPLLSQDPCRRWAHALRNVLWTNPAKFDSETESGEPGAPIYLEDLSWVIARGTLTAGEQQEVKVAFSVKGGHNAEPHNHNDLGHFILHGGGENILCDPGSGEYTQAYFAPGRESILQIGSQGHSVPVIEGTLQQSGRQAEAKMLHIKHLPSQGIEAELDLTSAYSEAPTLARYIRRLRWNGSAGTSEAELILEDHYQWSPPSSGTQIGERLIGEPRVAQHFISRIEPVLQEAGVRWEGSRAVVFMEYDVKCWSAQIEVIETVDHDHLPQKFYRTGLILRQTADESGDSRDHSVQETRCIFKFTMYPR, from the coding sequence ATGACGGTTCACCCTGGATTACGTTGGACGACAGATACAATCGCTGCGGCTATGAAACATGGAATGTCCGATGGTTTGGAGATTATCCATCACTGGAAAGACAGGCTCATGGACACGTGGAATGACCCCGTTTACGCCGGCTTTTGGTCGGATTTAGAAGTATATGAACAGAAGGCACTTACGGAGAACCTGCCAGAACTATCTTTTTCCCTATTTCGTCAATTCAGGGATACGGGTGAGCGTCAAGCGTATGAGCAGGCGTATTTTGAAAGGCGCGGTAGGCTTGTTTCGCTGGGGCTGCTGGTGGCGGTATCGCCGTCTTCCTCTCGTTTGCATCTGCTGGAGGATCTGATCTGGAGTGTTTGTACCGAACAAACCTGGTGTCTGTCTGCCCATATACCGGAAGGGGAAGAAGCTGGCGCAAGAACACATATTGATCTATTCGCTGCAGAGACCGCACAGATGCTGGCAGAGCTGGTCGTAATACTGGATGACATGCTGGATAAGCGCCTGATCCGGATGGTCAAGGCGGAGGTAGAAGACAGGATATTTACTCCATTGTACAGGGAGCAGCGGACTTACGGTTGGGAAGAAGCAAATCACAACTGGTCAGCCGTTTGCAGTGGAGGATGCGGAATTGCTGCTTTACTTTTATTGGAGGATGAGCGGCTTCGAACCATGGCTGTGCAGCACACCATTCGATCCATGAATGCCTTTTCGAGTGGTTACGGGACGGATGGAGGATGTGCTGAAGGTGTGGGCTACTGGGTGTATGGGTTCGGATTCTATACCTATTATGCAGAGATGCTGAGATTGTTCAGTGCAGGTGAACTGGATATGTTGTCAGATCCCAAGACGGGAGCGATTGCTGCTTTCCCGGGAAATATTCATTTGTCGGACGGGGTGTATATTAACTATTCGGACAGTCGTGAGCGGGAGACGATTCCGTCCGGATTGCTTTCCCTTTTGTCCGAAAGGCAGCAGATTCTAATCGATTCAGGGCTTCACATCCCGCTTCTCTCCCAGGATCCCTGCCGCAGGTGGGCTCATGCTCTCCGCAATGTACTGTGGACTAATCCGGCTAAGTTCGATAGTGAGACTGAATCGGGTGAGCCCGGGGCTCCGATTTACTTGGAGGACTTATCGTGGGTGATAGCACGAGGGACGCTGACAGCAGGTGAACAGCAGGAAGTGAAGGTGGCCTTTTCGGTAAAAGGAGGTCATAACGCAGAGCCTCATAATCATAATGATCTGGGACACTTCATCCTTCATGGCGGCGGTGAAAACATTCTCTGTGATCCAGGTTCAGGTGAGTATACTCAAGCCTACTTCGCACCTGGCAGGGAAAGCATTCTGCAAATTGGCTCTCAGGGGCACAGCGTTCCTGTCATTGAGGGGACCCTTCAGCAATCCGGAAGACAAGCTGAAGCCAAAATGCTACATATTAAGCACTTGCCTTCACAGGGGATAGAGGCTGAATTGGATCTGACATCAGCTTATTCGGAGGCTCCTACACTGGCAAGATATATCCGGCGGTTACGCTGGAACGGTTCAGCTGGAACTTCCGAAGCAGAGCTAATCCTTGAAGACCACTACCAATGGAGTCCACCTTCTTCCGGTACTCAGATTGGGGAGCGCCTGATTGGAGAACCGCGAGTCGCCCAGCATTTTATCAGTCGAATCGAACCTGTCTTGCAAGAAGCAGGAGTACGATGGGAAGGAAGCAGGGCTGTGGTGTTCATGGAGTACGATGTGAAATGCTGGAGTGCACAGATCGAAGTGATCGAGACCGTGGATCATGATCATCTGCCACAGAAGTTTTACCGCACCGGATTAATCTTACGGCAAACCGCAGATGAAAGCGGAGATTCTCGGGATCATTCCGTACAGGAGACAAGGTGCATCTTCAAATTCACCATGTATCCGAGGTAA
- a CDS encoding glycoside hydrolase family 88 protein: MSTSTSVTWIEEAWRQGADKTIRNAQRIKDTFPHISPQGTYDQNDPEWWTAGFWPGLLWLVYGESPENVDAASLSRIADSCERQLEGCLRNPDSVDHDLGFIWLLSGVASYRQTGSMDSRRRGMLAANLFAARFNVRGQFIRAWNFSSSTMDTRGVAIIDSMMNLPLLYWASEESGDPRFRLLAEAHADTVAREFVRADGSICHVVEFDPHTGQKLREHGGQGHAPGSAWARGTAWALHGFALSYRYTGEARYLETAERAADFFLAMLGEDIVPFWDFRAPAEHQVAWDSSAAAIAASGLLELAKLSPRGEEYAAAGERIVRGLHERYSSGESAAEEGLIMQGTVHYPEGRGLNVPIIYGDYFYMEALAKLRGRPGLF, encoded by the coding sequence GTGAGTACATCGACATCGGTAACATGGATTGAAGAAGCTTGGCGGCAGGGCGCGGACAAAACCATTCGCAACGCACAGCGAATCAAGGATACCTTTCCACACATCTCTCCTCAGGGGACGTATGACCAGAACGATCCGGAATGGTGGACAGCCGGCTTCTGGCCAGGATTGTTATGGCTTGTGTACGGTGAGTCCCCGGAAAATGTAGATGCTGCTTCATTGTCCCGTATTGCAGATAGCTGTGAACGGCAGCTGGAGGGATGCCTCCGCAATCCGGATTCGGTGGATCACGATCTGGGTTTCATCTGGCTGCTCAGCGGCGTAGCATCCTACCGCCAGACTGGCAGCATGGACAGCCGGCGGAGGGGGATGCTTGCTGCCAATCTATTTGCTGCTCGCTTTAATGTACGTGGTCAGTTCATTCGTGCCTGGAACTTCAGCTCGTCCACAATGGATACGCGCGGCGTAGCCATCATCGACAGCATGATGAACCTGCCGCTGCTCTACTGGGCATCCGAAGAGAGCGGCGATCCCCGCTTCCGCTTGCTGGCGGAAGCACACGCGGACACGGTTGCGCGCGAGTTCGTCCGCGCAGACGGGTCCATCTGCCACGTGGTGGAGTTTGACCCACACACGGGGCAGAAGCTGCGAGAGCATGGCGGACAGGGCCATGCTCCGGGTTCCGCCTGGGCGCGGGGCACCGCCTGGGCGCTGCATGGTTTTGCGCTGTCTTACCGGTATACGGGCGAAGCCCGCTATCTGGAGACAGCGGAACGCGCGGCCGATTTCTTCCTCGCCATGCTTGGCGAAGATATCGTGCCGTTCTGGGATTTTCGCGCACCGGCGGAGCATCAGGTGGCGTGGGATTCGTCCGCCGCTGCGATTGCGGCGAGCGGTCTGCTTGAGCTGGCGAAGCTGTCGCCACGCGGAGAGGAGTATGCCGCAGCGGGCGAGCGCATCGTTCGCGGCCTGCATGAGCGCTACAGCTCAGGCGAGTCAGCTGCGGAAGAGGGGCTGATCATGCAGGGAACCGTGCATTACCCGGAAGGACGGGGATTGAATGTGCCGATCATTTACGGCGATTATTTCTATATGGAAGCGCTGGCGAAGCTGCGCGGACGTCCGGGACTATTTTAA
- a CDS encoding class I SAM-dependent methyltransferase, giving the protein MRQPFDYIRYWEQTYRSGETSGRGSYGVLAEFKAEIVNGLIQQEGITSVIEFGCGDGNQLQYMNYKQYLGVDVAASSVRLCASKFATDSSKSFMLYTPGLWINRGFLTADLTVCLDVLYHITDETDFRNTLYDILHSSKEWVVLYTRLKENGSPGVDTIQDRNLFHYLFDYPDFKVQEIIPQRYPDQSSADFVILRRVPSKKNK; this is encoded by the coding sequence ATGCGGCAGCCCTTTGATTACATTAGATATTGGGAGCAGACATACCGTTCCGGAGAAACTTCTGGACGTGGATCATACGGGGTTCTGGCTGAATTCAAGGCCGAGATTGTGAACGGATTGATCCAGCAGGAGGGCATTACCAGCGTAATTGAGTTTGGATGTGGCGACGGCAACCAGCTGCAATATATGAATTATAAACAATACCTCGGTGTCGATGTCGCTGCCTCTTCGGTGCGCCTGTGTGCCTCGAAATTTGCTACGGACTCCTCCAAAAGCTTCATGCTTTATACACCTGGCCTATGGATCAACCGGGGTTTTCTGACGGCAGACCTTACGGTGTGTCTGGATGTGCTGTACCACATAACGGATGAGACCGATTTCCGTAATACCTTATATGATATTTTGCATTCATCGAAGGAATGGGTTGTTCTCTACACCCGGTTGAAGGAAAACGGCAGCCCAGGCGTGGACACGATCCAGGATCGCAACCTGTTCCATTATTTATTTGACTATCCCGACTTCAAGGTTCAAGAGATCATCCCGCAGCGATATCCCGATCAATCCTCAGCCGACTTTGTGATCCTCAGGCGCGTGCCATCGAAGAAAAATAAATAA
- a CDS encoding Ig-like domain-containing protein, giving the protein MMLKPRLTKYMVMMLVFVLSISNVGLAAAADKELSKIVVSKNEVALEVGESSSVTATGVYTDASTSNITVNASWSSDDTAVATVYNGTITAKGEGQATVIVSYENKPQSIQVNVTKKVKALTKDKQTIDIRKGESEQITLTATYSDNSSESVSDIAEWSSDDDQVATVVNGKVTGQSAGTALITGKVGKQSVTVEVNVEVVKRIDTDKKQVNLLLNKSDKVVLTATYPDGTTMDVTSLADWSSSDEKVADVLKGTITGYAAGSAVITAKYGTKTVSIDVDVDRTSNLKVDEQKLFFKLSNTDRSKQLTLTAIYPDSSDADVTNTAVWTSSNEKVATVYKGQITAIGQGTTTVKASYSGKTVEITVDVDTARYLDVVDVEDKLAMSLTGTKEKELTVNAEYVDGSTENVTSKATWTSSDEDIVYVSAGKLTAYKSGQATITVAYGGKTVKITVSVDVPDKYEMQNKKKSIGVGDTFTAEVLAVYGNTSKVVTEDVEWSSSSDKVAEVSKDGEVKGIAVGKATITAKVDGKTLTMSVEVGMASGLEADVNFIALASKETQQITLTGTDEDGNTLDVTSEATWKTSNARVADVKKGLVTANGSGKVNITAEYGSQKVTIAIEVDVIARIEASEPAVSLKSGETADITVVAYFNDGSERDVTDKAEWKTNSYKVAQVTKGKIKAVGSGKAKVTAKYGSKSVTVAIDVDTLKYLQTDKVTLTMKPGDKVTVVATATYADGSEANVSKPALWKSSRIATASVKDGIIQANGKGKATITVSYAGVKTKVTIVVEAK; this is encoded by the coding sequence ATGATGTTAAAGCCAAGATTGACCAAGTACATGGTGATGATGCTGGTATTCGTGCTGAGTATTTCCAACGTAGGCTTGGCCGCTGCGGCAGATAAGGAACTGTCCAAAATAGTGGTTTCCAAAAATGAAGTGGCGCTTGAAGTGGGAGAATCCAGTTCTGTAACAGCTACAGGAGTCTATACGGATGCTTCAACAAGCAATATTACAGTGAATGCAAGCTGGAGCAGTGATGACACTGCAGTGGCTACGGTATATAACGGAACAATTACAGCCAAAGGTGAGGGACAGGCAACAGTCATCGTATCCTATGAAAATAAGCCACAATCCATTCAGGTGAACGTCACCAAAAAGGTTAAGGCGTTGACCAAAGACAAGCAAACCATTGATATTCGTAAAGGTGAATCCGAGCAGATTACACTGACTGCTACTTACAGTGATAACAGTTCTGAATCCGTATCCGATATCGCAGAATGGTCTTCTGATGACGATCAGGTAGCAACTGTAGTTAACGGTAAAGTTACCGGACAAAGCGCGGGTACGGCATTAATTACAGGTAAGGTAGGAAAACAATCCGTTACCGTTGAGGTAAACGTCGAAGTCGTGAAGCGAATCGATACAGATAAAAAGCAAGTAAACCTCTTGTTGAACAAAAGCGACAAAGTCGTTTTGACAGCAACATATCCGGATGGAACGACCATGGATGTAACTTCTCTTGCTGATTGGAGTTCCAGTGATGAGAAAGTTGCTGATGTGCTGAAGGGTACCATCACAGGTTATGCCGCGGGATCTGCTGTAATCACAGCTAAATACGGTACAAAAACCGTTTCAATCGATGTAGACGTTGACCGGACAAGCAATCTGAAGGTCGACGAGCAAAAGTTATTCTTCAAATTAAGCAATACGGATCGCTCCAAACAGCTTACGTTGACGGCAATCTATCCGGATAGCTCAGACGCAGATGTAACCAATACGGCAGTGTGGACATCCAGTAACGAAAAGGTTGCTACTGTATATAAAGGTCAAATTACAGCCATTGGCCAAGGTACAACTACAGTTAAAGCCAGCTACAGTGGTAAAACCGTTGAAATTACGGTAGATGTAGACACCGCTCGTTATCTGGACGTTGTAGACGTTGAAGATAAACTGGCGATGAGTTTGACCGGAACAAAAGAAAAAGAACTTACGGTCAATGCGGAGTATGTGGATGGAAGCACGGAGAACGTGACATCCAAAGCAACATGGACTTCAAGCGATGAAGATATCGTTTATGTATCTGCAGGTAAACTTACGGCTTACAAATCGGGACAGGCAACCATTACAGTGGCTTATGGCGGCAAAACGGTCAAAATCACTGTAAGTGTAGATGTGCCGGACAAATATGAAATGCAAAACAAGAAAAAATCTATCGGTGTGGGTGATACCTTTACTGCAGAGGTTCTAGCTGTATATGGCAACACATCCAAAGTTGTTACTGAAGATGTGGAATGGAGCAGCAGCAGTGATAAGGTTGCCGAAGTGTCCAAGGATGGCGAAGTAAAGGGGATTGCTGTCGGCAAAGCAACCATTACCGCTAAAGTGGATGGAAAAACACTGACCATGTCTGTTGAGGTTGGTATGGCAAGCGGCCTCGAAGCAGACGTAAACTTTATCGCACTGGCTTCCAAAGAAACACAGCAGATTACTCTGACGGGTACAGATGAAGACGGTAATACGCTGGATGTAACTTCAGAAGCAACTTGGAAAACGAGCAATGCTCGGGTAGCTGATGTTAAAAAAGGTTTGGTAACAGCAAATGGTAGCGGTAAAGTGAACATCACAGCAGAATATGGCTCCCAAAAGGTTACGATTGCCATTGAGGTGGATGTCATTGCCCGCATTGAAGCATCAGAGCCAGCCGTATCTCTGAAATCTGGCGAGACAGCTGATATTACCGTTGTGGCGTATTTTAATGACGGTAGCGAACGCGATGTAACCGACAAAGCCGAATGGAAAACCAACAGCTACAAAGTAGCTCAGGTAACCAAAGGTAAAATAAAAGCGGTTGGTTCAGGTAAAGCAAAAGTTACAGCCAAATACGGCAGCAAATCCGTAACCGTGGCTATCGATGTAGACACATTGAAATATCTGCAAACCGATAAAGTTACCCTGACCATGAAACCAGGGGATAAGGTTACTGTTGTAGCAACGGCTACGTATGCAGATGGCAGTGAAGCAAATGTCTCCAAACCGGCACTCTGGAAGTCCTCCCGTATTGCAACAGCGTCGGTGAAGGATGGGATCATCCAGGCTAACGGTAAAGGTAAAGCGACAATCACGGTGAGTTATGCTGGCGTGAAAACAAAAGTGACCATCGTTGTTGAAGCGAAATAA
- a CDS encoding chromate transporter: MLQTWWELFWGFFVANILGYGGGPASIPLMQEEVVNHYQWMTTEQFGDVLAIGNALPGPIATKIAAFVGYQVAGWFGAFIASFATIVPSAAALILLLRLLNKHRTSPKVKGMTLLVQPVIAVLMILLTWEFGQVSTDSIGIWQTLIIAGISLWVMTKTKLHPAILIVIAFAYGALVLSHTM; encoded by the coding sequence ATGCTTCAAACATGGTGGGAATTGTTTTGGGGATTTTTCGTAGCTAATATTTTGGGATACGGGGGCGGCCCTGCTTCCATCCCGCTCATGCAGGAAGAAGTGGTGAACCATTATCAGTGGATGACCACAGAGCAATTTGGCGATGTACTCGCCATCGGGAATGCGCTCCCTGGTCCAATCGCTACCAAGATTGCCGCATTTGTCGGTTATCAGGTGGCCGGCTGGTTCGGAGCGTTTATCGCCAGTTTTGCCACGATTGTACCGTCTGCTGCCGCGCTGATCCTGCTGCTCCGTTTGCTCAACAAGCATCGTACATCGCCGAAAGTCAAAGGAATGACGCTGCTTGTGCAGCCAGTTATTGCGGTGCTTATGATTCTGCTCACATGGGAATTCGGCCAAGTATCCACCGACTCCATCGGGATCTGGCAGACACTGATCATTGCGGGGATCTCCTTATGGGTCATGACCAAGACCAAACTGCATCCAGCTATTTTAATTGTTATCGCTTTTGCTTATGGTGCCTTGGTTCTGTCTCATACGATGTAA
- a CDS encoding chromate transporter, producing MSWKDYTGLVTGMVRTGILGYGGGPSVIPLIRYEAVTRYQWVTDEEFGEILAIANALPGPIATKMAAYLGYKTKGVLGAIVSVLAHILPTSIAIIALLGSMYALRESKIVAGMVAAVRPVIFVMLGMMAYEFAKKAWSGLGKTFAVLFGVIAFVLLQLLNIHPGIVIAVFLGYGVFHLDLVQCYKSKRSSDKGVS from the coding sequence ATGAGTTGGAAAGATTACACCGGTCTTGTTACGGGTATGGTACGAACCGGGATATTAGGTTATGGCGGTGGTCCTTCAGTTATTCCGTTGATTCGTTATGAAGCCGTCACCCGTTATCAATGGGTTACTGATGAGGAATTCGGCGAAATTTTGGCCATAGCCAATGCCCTGCCCGGTCCGATTGCAACCAAGATGGCTGCTTACCTCGGTTACAAAACCAAAGGTGTGCTCGGCGCCATCGTATCTGTGCTGGCACACATTTTACCCACAAGCATCGCCATCATCGCCCTGCTTGGCTCCATGTACGCACTGCGTGAGTCGAAGATCGTAGCAGGCATGGTAGCGGCTGTGCGCCCCGTGATCTTTGTAATGCTGGGCATGATGGCTTATGAATTCGCCAAAAAAGCATGGTCCGGACTCGGCAAAACCTTTGCCGTCCTGTTTGGTGTCATTGCGTTTGTGTTATTGCAGCTGCTGAATATTCATCCAGGCATTGTTATCGCCGTCTTCCTGGGTTATGGCGTATTCCACCTGGATCTGGTTCAGTGCTACAAGTCCAAACGCAGCTCCGACAAGGGGGTGTCCTAA
- a CDS encoding Lrp/AsnC family transcriptional regulator, with the protein MSDKRSSKGGEIPQMYNLDAIDRKIIAALHQNSRISYTDLGAQIGLSRVAVQARINALSEKGIIERFTVVINPGKVGLQVSAFFNVDVEPPFLDEVAERLDEEPAVTSLYHMTGPSTLHMHGIFADMEEMEQFLLEKLYKMPGIVKVESQLLLKRYKSRMGMRL; encoded by the coding sequence ATGTCAGATAAACGCTCCTCTAAAGGAGGAGAGATCCCGCAAATGTATAACCTGGACGCGATCGATCGGAAAATCATAGCCGCCCTGCATCAGAACAGCCGTATATCCTATACGGATCTGGGCGCACAGATTGGACTGTCACGTGTAGCGGTTCAGGCTCGCATCAATGCTTTATCCGAAAAGGGCATTATTGAACGGTTCACGGTTGTTATTAACCCGGGTAAGGTTGGGCTTCAGGTCTCTGCCTTTTTTAATGTGGATGTGGAGCCGCCCTTCCTTGATGAAGTGGCCGAGAGACTGGACGAGGAACCAGCGGTCACCAGCCTCTATCATATGACGGGCCCCAGCACACTGCACATGCACGGCATTTTTGCGGACATGGAAGAGATGGAGCAGTTTCTGCTGGAGAAGCTCTATAAGATGCCTGGCATTGTGAAGGTCGAATCACAGTTGTTATTGAAACGATATAAAAGCCGAATGGGCATGAGACTGTAG
- a CDS encoding PAS domain-containing sensor histidine kinase, whose amino-acid sequence MSSARENRLSGLAEQPVLQLLDELDNHITNDEFRSRLKGSLHQLSDLKFALDESSIVALTDRKGKIQYVNDKFCEISQYDREELIGQDHRIINSGYHGKTFMKTLWETISSGRVWNGEIRNRAKDGSHYWVNTTIVPFLDNDGEPYQYLAVRSEVTKLKRVEAELQTMMTQVMNIQEEERRRISRELHDGIGQSLFSLVIQIDQLLADKPHSGVEALRKQVTGIMEEVRGMAWELRPSVLDDLGVVPAIRTYIENYTRHYGIEVDLECNLRRRLEMNREIAMYRIIQEALTNVAKYADVAEAQVTVEDSQEGTVVTISDQGAGFNIQTAGQGVGLFSMEERARGAGGTLTLSSEPGEGTCITFHLPRGI is encoded by the coding sequence TTGAGTAGCGCACGTGAGAACAGACTTAGCGGACTGGCCGAGCAGCCTGTACTGCAGCTGCTGGATGAACTGGACAATCATATCACCAATGATGAATTCCGCAGCAGGCTGAAAGGTTCGCTGCATCAGCTAAGCGATCTGAAGTTTGCATTGGATGAATCCTCCATCGTTGCCCTCACGGACCGTAAAGGGAAGATACAGTATGTCAACGATAAATTCTGCGAAATTTCGCAATATGACCGGGAAGAATTGATCGGTCAGGACCACCGGATTATCAATTCGGGATACCACGGCAAAACGTTCATGAAAACCCTGTGGGAAACCATCTCTTCAGGGCGAGTATGGAACGGAGAGATTCGTAACCGTGCGAAGGATGGCAGCCACTACTGGGTGAATACAACGATTGTGCCTTTTCTCGACAATGACGGAGAACCATATCAATACCTGGCAGTACGCAGCGAAGTGACGAAGCTGAAACGGGTCGAAGCTGAATTGCAGACGATGATGACCCAGGTCATGAACATTCAGGAGGAGGAGCGCCGCCGGATATCCCGTGAGCTGCATGACGGAATCGGACAGAGTCTCTTCTCGCTCGTGATTCAGATCGATCAGCTGCTGGCGGACAAGCCTCATTCCGGTGTGGAAGCGCTGCGTAAGCAAGTCACGGGGATTATGGAAGAAGTCCGTGGCATGGCCTGGGAACTCAGACCTTCCGTGCTGGATGATCTGGGCGTCGTTCCGGCCATCCGGACTTACATTGAGAACTATACCCGCCACTACGGTATCGAAGTCGATCTGGAATGCAACCTGCGCAGACGGCTGGAGATGAATCGGGAGATCGCCATGTACCGGATTATCCAGGAGGCACTTACCAATGTCGCCAAGTATGCCGATGTAGCCGAAGCACAGGTGACGGTAGAAGATTCCCAGGAGGGCACCGTCGTAACGATTTCGGACCAAGGTGCTGGATTCAATATACAAACAGCAGGTCAGGGTGTCGGACTGTTCAGCATGGAAGAACGTGCTCGTGGAGCAGGAGGAACGTTAACGTTATCGTCTGAGCCTGGTGAGGGTACATGCATTACATTTCACCTTCCCAGAGGTATATAG
- a CDS encoding response regulator has product MIQLLVVDDHVVVRSGLIALLDGKNDIRIVGDAADGDEAIAKAKELKPDVVLMDFSMPPGKDGLTATAELKKLMPDVAILILTMHDDEEYLFRAIHAGASGYILKSAPHEELLAAIRSVAEGSAYLYPSATKRLMSEYLDKSKQENAGPYDTLSEREKEILSWIAKGYANKEIAEHLVISVKTVESHKSNLMDKLGLRTRPELVKFAMKKGLLNFE; this is encoded by the coding sequence GTGATTCAACTATTGGTTGTGGATGATCATGTCGTTGTGCGTTCCGGGCTGATCGCTCTGCTCGACGGCAAGAATGATATCCGGATCGTGGGGGATGCAGCAGATGGTGATGAGGCCATTGCCAAGGCTAAGGAATTGAAACCGGATGTGGTATTGATGGATTTTAGCATGCCACCAGGCAAGGACGGATTGACTGCTACCGCAGAATTGAAAAAGTTAATGCCTGACGTGGCCATTTTAATTCTGACCATGCATGACGATGAAGAGTATCTGTTCCGTGCAATTCATGCCGGAGCTTCAGGATATATTCTCAAAAGCGCACCGCACGAGGAACTTCTGGCAGCCATTCGCTCCGTAGCAGAGGGCAGTGCTTATCTGTATCCCAGTGCTACCAAACGGCTGATGAGTGAATACCTGGACAAGTCCAAGCAGGAAAACGCCGGGCCGTATGACACACTTTCCGAACGGGAGAAAGAGATATTGTCCTGGATCGCCAAGGGTTACGCCAACAAGGAAATTGCCGAGCACCTGGTCATCAGTGTCAAAACGGTCGAATCCCACAAAAGCAACCTGATGGATAAGCTGGGCCTGCGGACCAGACCTGAACTCGTCAAGTTTGCCATGAAAAAGGGGTTGCTGAACTTTGAGTAG
- a CDS encoding GAF domain-containing protein, which yields MHDELPSGIQEMIHNLRLNTSTDFCGLAYLSGPMLRWKYTSGATNDRVTRMEMRPGQDLVGTALRTGRTSLSDEGTTNASTPGRCPLMIAERLLCAIAVPVFLESSIPGAVLLVGSRQPCTFSPDTVREAELAARAAAASHSQLSRPGVNHAEKLFRD from the coding sequence ATGCACGATGAACTCCCTTCCGGCATTCAGGAGATGATCCATAATCTGCGCCTGAACACATCCACTGATTTTTGCGGACTGGCCTATCTCTCGGGGCCCATGCTGCGCTGGAAGTACACTTCCGGTGCAACCAATGATCGCGTTACACGGATGGAGATGCGTCCCGGACAAGATCTTGTGGGCACTGCTCTACGGACAGGCCGCACGTCTCTGTCGGACGAAGGTACCACAAATGCCAGTACACCCGGCCGTTGTCCGTTGATGATCGCAGAGCGGCTGTTATGCGCCATCGCCGTGCCTGTGTTCCTGGAGAGCAGCATCCCTGGTGCCGTGCTGCTTGTTGGCAGCAGGCAGCCATGTACGTTCTCACCGGACACGGTCAGGGAAGCAGAGCTGGCGGCCAGAGCAGCTGCAGCGAGCCATTCACAGCTAAGCAGGCCCGGCGTAAATCATGCAGAAAAGCTATTCAGAGATTAA
- a CDS encoding Crp/Fnr family transcriptional regulator → MGTIFTERTTQATERKTEGSKMTRETGGILSFVTAEQWAWIEEKMQPKRVKSGYSLFLEGDEAGYLYYIRSGRVKMTKSTEDGKEIILSIQQKGDLIGEFGGIGGQNHSYSAEMTEKGELAIISLSDLESVLSKHGDLALKFLQWMALSQRITQSRFRDLLLYGKAGALASTLIRASNSYGKITPEGIVLEMKLNHTELAEMIGATRESVTRMLGAWKEQGTLDTLDGKLMIRDLAALRCMCGCPTFPSCPAELCRL, encoded by the coding sequence ATGGGTACGATATTTACAGAAAGAACAACCCAAGCGACAGAACGTAAAACGGAGGGAAGCAAAATGACACGAGAGACAGGTGGAATACTTTCGTTCGTAACAGCTGAACAGTGGGCCTGGATTGAGGAAAAAATGCAGCCCAAACGGGTGAAGTCGGGGTATAGTCTCTTTCTGGAAGGCGATGAAGCCGGATATCTGTACTACATTCGTTCGGGACGCGTGAAAATGACCAAATCGACGGAAGATGGCAAGGAAATCATTTTGTCGATTCAGCAAAAAGGGGACCTGATCGGGGAATTTGGTGGCATTGGCGGCCAGAATCACAGCTACAGTGCAGAGATGACGGAGAAAGGCGAACTCGCGATCATCTCGCTCAGTGATCTGGAAAGCGTGCTTAGCAAACATGGGGACCTTGCCTTAAAATTCCTGCAATGGATGGCACTTTCACAGCGGATTACCCAATCGCGTTTCCGGGATCTGCTGCTCTATGGCAAGGCTGGGGCTTTGGCTTCGACACTGATCCGTGCAAGCAACTCGTATGGCAAAATCACTCCTGAGGGGATCGTACTTGAGATGAAGCTGAACCATACGGAGCTTGCGGAGATGATTGGAGCTACTCGGGAGAGTGTTACACGGATGCTGGGGGCCTGGAAAGAACAGGGGACACTGGACACACTGGATGGCAAACTGATGATTCGCGATCTAGCCGCATTGCGCTGCATGTGTGGGTGTCCTACGTTCCCGAGCTGTCCAGCAGAGTTATGCCGCCTTTAG